A single Argentina anserina chromosome 7, drPotAnse1.1, whole genome shotgun sequence DNA region contains:
- the LOC126803501 gene encoding LOW QUALITY PROTEIN: protein TIC 214-like (The sequence of the model RefSeq protein was modified relative to this genomic sequence to represent the inferred CDS: deleted 2 bases in 1 codon; substituted 1 base at 1 genomic stop codon), with product MKIINSVVVVGLYYGFLATFSIGGPSYLFLIRARIMEEGEEGTQKKVSAITSFITGQLMMFILIYYAPLHLALGRPYTITVLALPYLLFHFFWNNHKHFFDYRSTTRNSIRNLNVICNKXFCWVVNWSHFIPNVLIRSNKYLVSELINFMARIFRKILSPIVTKKLKKKTPEMEERGGTEEETYVQIETTSETKGTKQEQEGSTTEDPSFSLFSEVKEDPDKIDETEEIGVNGKEKTKDKFYFKRDTL from the exons ATGAAGATAATCAATTCGGTCGTTGTAGTCGGACTCTATTATGGATTTCTAGCCACATTCTCCATAGGG GGGCCCTCTTATCTCTTCCTTATCCGAGCTCGAATTatggaagaaggagaagaaggaaccCAGAAGAAAGTATCAGCAATAACCAGTTTTATTACGGGACAGCTCATGATGTTCATATTGATCTATTATGCGCCTCTACATCTAGCATTGGGTAGACCTTATACAATAACTGTCCTAGCTCTACCATatcttttgtttcatttcttCTGGAACAATCACAAACACTTTTTTGATTATCGATCTACAACCAGAAATTCAATACGTAATCTTA ATGTTATTTGTAACAAGTAGTTTTGTTGGGTGGTTAATTGGTCACATTTTATTC CTAATGTACTTATTAGATCGAATAAGTACCTTGTGTCAGAATTGATAAATTTTATGGCTCGAATATTTA GAAAAATACTGTCACCTATTGTTACTAAGAAACTGAAGAAAAAAACCCCAGAAATGGAAGAAAGAGGGGGAACTGAGGAAGAAACATATGTACAAATAGAAACAACTTCCGAAACGAAGGGGACTAAACAGGAACAAGAGGGATCCACCACAGAAGATCCTTCCTTTTCCCTTTTTTCGGAAGTAAAGGAGGATCCGGACAAAATCGATGAAACGGAAGAGATTGGAGTGAATGGAAAGGAAAAAACAAAGGATAAATTCTACTTTAAAAGAGACACACTATAA
- the LOC126802939 gene encoding phosphoglucan phosphatase DSP4, amyloplastic: MICLQNLPGSSVLPLRGFVCDPRKPSATAAAPSLGMLSSNTDLPRSMVVKAISGSTPRAETSGAEVKEEKSEVYSNTMTETMGADLTYRHELGMNYNFIRPNVIVGSCLQTPQDVDKLRSIGVKTIFCLQQNSDLEYFGVDIGAIQEYAKEFDDIEHLRAEIRDFDSYDLRFRLPAVVSKLYKAVNRNGGVSYIHCTAGMGRAPATVLAYMFWVQGYKLNDAVILLLNKRSCCPKLDAIKNATADILTGKTKREVTLKWGDNKCSTVEISGLDIGWGQRIPLKLDDKQGSWILKRELPEGRYEYKYVVDGEWKLNKNELVTSPNKDGYVNNYLQIVNVEDDPNSANAIIRKRLTGDDPDLTTEERLKIRQFLEACPSDE, translated from the exons ATGATCTGTCTCCAGAATCTTCCCGG CTCCTCTGTTTTGCCGCTCCGGGGTTTCGTATGCGATCCCCGGAAGCCTTCCGCCACCGCCGCCGCTCCGAGTCTG GGAATGCTGAGCAGTAATACGGATCTACCTAGAAGCATGGTTGTCAAG GCGATTTCTGGTTCCACACCCAGGGCTGAGACAAGTGGTGCTGAAGTAAAAGAGGAAAAGTCTGAGGTGTATAGTAATACCATGACAGAAACCATGGGTGCGG ACCTGACCTATAGACATGAGCTGGGTATGAACTACAACTTCATACGTCCAAATGTGATTGTGGGGTCTTGCCTTCAG ACTCCTCAAGACGTTGACAAGCTTCGCAGCATCGGAGTGAAGACAATCTTCTGCTTGCAACAAAATTCTGATTTAGA ATATTTTGGGGTTGACATTGGTGCCATTCAAGAGTATGCTAAAGAATTTGATGACATTGAACACTTGCGTGCTGAAATAAG GGACTTTGATTCATATGATTTACGTTTCCGACTTCCTGCTGTTGTTAGTAAATTATATAAAGCCGTTAACCGGAATGGAGGCGTCAGTTATATACATTGCACTGCTGGAATGGGAAGAGCTCCTGCTACTGTG TTGGCTTACATGTTCTGGGTACAAGGATACAAGCTTAATGATGCGGTCATTTTACTGCTG AACAAGCGTTCATGCTGCCCCAAACTGGATGCTATAAAAAATGCAACTGCTGATATT CTTACAGGCAAGACAAAAAGGGAAGTCACATTGAAATGGGGTGATAATAAGTGCTCTACAGTTGAAATATCTGGACTCGATATCGGATGGGGACAG AGGATACCTTTAAAGTTGGATGACAAGCAGGGTTCATGGATTCTTAAAAGGGAATTACCG GAAGGACGATATGAATACAAGTATGTTGTTGATGGTGAATGGAAACTCAATAAAAATGAGCTTGTCACCTCTCCAAACAAGGACGGTTATGTCAACAATTATCTTCAG ATTGTTAACGTTGAGGATGATCCTAACAGTGCTAATGCCATCATAAGGAAGAGGTTGACGGGTGATGATCCTGATCTCACGACAGAAGAACGACTTAAAATCAGGCAGTTCCTTGAAGCTTGTCCTAGTGATGAATGA
- the LOC126803500 gene encoding uncharacterized protein LOC126803500, translating into MNRLRKLLKKEEEDSITRNRQRALVMQVATSEIQRIQEEESQWGVSREGRRYIPIEREDMDQRLKALYFTSPCRFQGDIFCRRYRMRPYLFDQMMHEVANHNPYFVQMRDTSGRVGFSVEQKLTCAMRMLAYGLIEDLCDEVLDIVESSAMEILQHFTKAIWNVYHKHYLCRSLPADLQWLLNMVDKRGFPGMVGSLEFNAIYPKWGNFLKAMRNPITPQQAHFTKMQESFRKHVERTFEILLARFAIVRGPNRGWAREDLLYIMMTCIILHNIIVEDECEEEEDMVIDRDEITTMPRAAKVYDMYDNDHQVEHNISALMNCCIDTKGLDIQLCIIISKKIWLNTYGM; encoded by the exons ATGAATAGGCTTCGAAAACTGCTGaagaaggaggaagaagattcCATTACAAGGAATCGTCAAAGAGCCTTAGTAATGCAAGTAGCTACTTCAGAAATCCAAAGGATCCAGGAGGAAGAATCGCAATGGGGTGTTTCTCGAGAAGGCAGGCGGTACATCCCAATAGAGCGGGAAGATATGGATCAGCGATTGAAGGCTCTGTACTTCACTTCACCATGTAGGTTTCAAGGTGATATTTTTTGTAGAAGATACAGAATGCGCCCTTATTTATTTGACCAGATGATGCATGAAGTTGCCAACCACAATCCTTACTTCGTCCAAATGCGTGACACTTCCGGTAGAGTTGGTTTCTCTGTCGAACAGAAGCTAACATGTGCCATGAGGATGCTTGCTTACGGCCTTATTGAGGATCTGTGTGATGAGGTCCTTGACATAGTTGAATCTTCAGCTATGGAGATTTTGCAACACTTTACCAAAGCAATCTGGAATGTGTACCACAAGCATTACCTATGTCGATCATTACCGGCGGATTTGCAGTGGTTGCtcaatatggttgataaaAGAGGGTTCCCTGGAATGGTTGGAAGTCTCGAAT TCAACGCGATCTACCCTAAATGGGGGAATTTTCTGAAAGCAATGAGAAATCCAATTACGCCACAACAAGCTCACTTCACAAAGATGCAAGAGTCATTCAGAAAACATGTGGAGAGGACATTTGAAATTCTCCTAGCTCGCTTTGCAATTGTGAGAGGACCTAATCGTGGATGGGCCAGGGAAGATCTCTTATACATTATGATGACATGTATTATTTTACACAATATAATTGTGGAAGATGAGTGCGAGGAAGAAGAGGATATGGTAATTGACCGAGATGAGATCACAACAATGCCAAGGGCTGCAAAAGTATATGATATGTATGATAATGATCATCAAGTTGAGCATAACATCTCCGCTCTGATGAATTGTTGCATCGATACCAAGGGCTTAGATATCCAATTATGCATAATTATCTCCAAGAAGATTTGGTTAAACACCTATGGAATGTGA
- the LOC126803502 gene encoding ketol-acid reductoisomerase, chloroplastic-like has translation MANPRLEVGTDEASQMRDDIPANSGGSTSKNNGSCHFLLLSMTPSLTAPPSSSAIAASKTYTAPSTLAFSSSVSKSLNPLRARATRTTAAANGASGFTLGARMVSVPAITTPLLLNFETSVFKKEKINLAGHDEYFMKGGRDLFHLLSDAFKGIKHIVVIGRGS, from the exons atGGCCAATCCTCGGTTGGAAGTTGGAACTGATGAGGCCTCCCAAATGCGGGACGACATACCTGCtaacagtggcggatccac GTCAAAAAACAATGGCAGCTGCCACTTCCTCCTTCTCTCCATGACTCCATCCCTCACCGCTCCACCGTCTTCCTCCGCCATCGCCGCCTCCAAAACCTACACGGCTCCCTCCACTCTCGCCTTCTCCTCTTCCGTCTCCAAGTCTCTCAACCCTCTCCGAGCCAGAGCCACTCGCACTACTGCTGCTGCTAATGGCGCCAGCGGCTTCACTCTCGGAGCTCGTATGGTGTCAGTGCCGGCGATTACGACGCCTCTGTTGCTTAATTTCGAGACCTCTGTTTTCAAGAAGGAGAAGATCAACCTCGCTGGTCACGATGAG TATTTCATGAAAGGAGGAAGGGACTTGTTCCATTTGCTGTCGGATGCCTTCAAGGGGATCAAGCATATCGTTGTTATCGGTAGGGGTTCTTAG